In Lactococcus garvieae subsp. garvieae, the following proteins share a genomic window:
- the trmFO gene encoding methylenetetrahydrofolate--tRNA-(uracil(54)-C(5))-methyltransferase (FADH(2)-oxidizing) TrmFO, with protein sequence MNKTHINVIGAGLAGSEAAYQIAKRGIPVKLYEMRGVKATPQHKTDKFAELVCSNSFRGAAITNAVGLLKEEMRRLDSVMMQAAEKTQVPAGGALAVDREEFSAFITQAVSENPLIEVIRGEITDLPNLDEEITIIATGPLTSDALAAKIHAFNGGDGFYFYDAAAPIIDANTIDYDKVYKKSRYDKGEADYINCPMTKEEFNNFQQALITAEEAPLNSFEDLKVFEGCMPIEEMAKRGYKTMLFGPMKPVGLEYPDSYTGPRDGDFKTPYAVVQLRQDNASASLYNIVGFQTHLKWGEQKRVFQMIPGLENAEFVRYGVMHRNSYMDSPNLLKQTFQSRKQENLFFAGQMTGVEGYVESAASGLVAGINAARLFNGEEEIIFPQTTAIGALPYYITHTDSKHFQPMNVTFGIVKELDGPRIRDKKERYTKVAERALEDLSQIIEKM encoded by the coding sequence ATGAATAAAACACATATAAACGTTATTGGCGCAGGTCTTGCGGGTTCTGAAGCTGCTTATCAAATTGCAAAACGCGGTATTCCTGTCAAACTTTACGAAATGCGTGGCGTTAAAGCAACTCCTCAGCATAAAACCGACAAATTCGCAGAGCTGGTTTGTTCGAATTCTTTCCGCGGAGCAGCAATTACAAATGCTGTGGGACTACTGAAAGAGGAAATGCGTCGTTTAGATTCTGTTATGATGCAAGCTGCAGAAAAAACACAAGTTCCAGCTGGTGGGGCTTTAGCCGTTGACCGTGAAGAGTTTTCAGCTTTTATTACCCAAGCTGTTTCGGAAAACCCTTTGATTGAGGTGATCCGTGGTGAGATTACAGATTTACCTAACTTAGATGAAGAGATTACGATTATTGCAACTGGACCTTTAACAAGTGACGCTTTAGCTGCAAAAATTCATGCGTTTAATGGCGGAGATGGTTTTTATTTCTATGATGCTGCAGCTCCAATTATTGATGCAAATACAATAGATTACGACAAGGTTTATAAAAAATCTCGTTACGATAAAGGAGAAGCAGACTATATCAATTGTCCAATGACAAAGGAAGAGTTCAATAACTTCCAACAAGCCTTAATTACTGCTGAAGAAGCACCACTCAACTCATTTGAGGATTTAAAGGTTTTCGAAGGCTGTATGCCAATCGAGGAAATGGCTAAACGTGGTTATAAAACAATGTTGTTTGGACCAATGAAACCTGTTGGGTTAGAATATCCTGATTCATATACAGGGCCACGGGATGGTGATTTTAAAACGCCTTATGCTGTTGTACAGCTGCGTCAAGATAATGCTTCAGCATCTTTGTATAATATTGTGGGCTTCCAAACTCATCTTAAATGGGGTGAGCAAAAGCGTGTGTTCCAAATGATTCCTGGGCTAGAAAATGCTGAGTTTGTACGTTATGGGGTAATGCATCGCAATTCATACATGGATTCTCCTAACCTGCTCAAGCAAACTTTTCAATCAAGAAAACAAGAAAATCTTTTCTTTGCAGGTCAAATGACTGGCGTAGAAGGTTACGTTGAATCAGCAGCAAGTGGTTTGGTTGCTGGAATAAACGCTGCTCGCCTTTTCAATGGTGAAGAAGAGATTATATTCCCACAAACAACAGCTATTGGTGCCCTCCCCTATTACATTACACATACGGACAGTAAACATTTCCAACCAATGAATGTGACCTTTGGTATTGTCAAAGAACTTGACGGTCCACGTATTCGTGATAAAAAAGAACGTTATACTAAGGTTGCTGAGCGAGCATTAGAAGACTTAAGCCAAATCATTGAAAAAATGTAA
- a CDS encoding zinc-binding dehydrogenase → MKTTIFEKAGLVTVQEVEKPKLQAEDDVIIKVVCACVCGSDLWSYGHGDNKEAHSENTGHEAIGIVQEIGSAITTVKPGDFVIAPFTHGCGECDACRSGFDGTCDRHLGGSNWSNGFQSEYIRFHYANWALIKIPGQPSDYTEGMLKSLLTLADVMPTGYHAARCANVQRGDKVVVIGDGAVGQCAVIAAKMRGASQIILMSRHADRQKLALELGATDVIAERGEEGIEKVREILGGGADAALECVGTESAIDQALRVLHNGGRVGFVGVPHYNNRPLGSTFAQNISIAGGSASVTTYDKQFLLKEVLDGNINPGRVFTQTYDLENINQAYQDMQDRKTIKSMIVMSKSF, encoded by the coding sequence ATGAAAACAACAATTTTTGAAAAAGCAGGTTTGGTAACAGTTCAAGAAGTGGAAAAACCAAAATTACAAGCAGAAGATGATGTTATCATCAAAGTTGTCTGTGCCTGTGTTTGTGGATCAGATTTATGGTCGTATGGCCATGGAGACAACAAGGAAGCCCACTCTGAAAATACAGGGCACGAGGCCATTGGTATTGTACAAGAAATCGGATCTGCTATTACAACAGTGAAACCTGGTGACTTTGTAATTGCTCCCTTTACACATGGATGTGGTGAATGTGATGCATGTCGTTCAGGATTCGATGGGACATGTGATCGACACCTTGGAGGTTCAAACTGGTCAAATGGTTTTCAATCAGAATATATTCGTTTCCACTATGCAAATTGGGCATTAATAAAAATCCCAGGACAACCCTCCGATTATACTGAAGGTATGTTAAAGTCCTTACTTACTCTGGCAGATGTTATGCCTACAGGTTACCATGCTGCAAGATGCGCCAATGTACAAAGAGGAGATAAAGTCGTAGTTATTGGGGATGGTGCTGTCGGTCAGTGTGCGGTAATAGCCGCTAAAATGCGAGGCGCTTCTCAAATTATTTTGATGAGTCGTCATGCAGATCGTCAAAAATTAGCCTTGGAGTTAGGTGCAACAGATGTTATTGCTGAACGTGGAGAAGAAGGAATTGAAAAAGTTCGTGAAATTTTAGGTGGCGGTGCGGATGCTGCTCTCGAGTGTGTTGGCACTGAATCAGCCATAGATCAAGCACTCCGAGTGCTTCATAATGGGGGGCGCGTTGGTTTTGTTGGTGTTCCTCACTATAATAACCGTCCGCTTGGTTCTACATTTGCACAAAATATTTCAATTGCTGGGGGCTCAGCATCTGTAACGACATATGATAAACAATTCTTGCTAAAAGAAGTCCTAGACGGAAATATTAATCCTGGACGCGTATTTACTCAAACTTATGATTTAGAGAATATTAATCAAGCTTATCAAGATATGCAAGACCGTAAAACAATCAAATCTATGATTGTTATGTCCAAAAGTTTTTAA
- the asnA gene encoding aspartate--ammonia ligase gives MEKTFIPEDYKSILDIYDTQTAIGFIKRCFEEALTGSLKLKRVSAPLFVDDRSGLNDNLSGSERPVKFDVPVLNYNGEIVHSLAKWKRAALKQYDFHVGNGLYADMNAIRRDEELDNLHSIYVDQWDWERVISREQRSLDYLKETVQNLVNAIAETSSRLHTKYPKVKTVIDTNIAFITSQELVDLYPNLTAKERENAYVKEHPTTFILQIGDVLSHGEPHDQRAPDYDDWSLNGDLLFWHEPLGCAMELSSMGIRVDDKALLTQLEKANANDRSAYPFHQQILNNELPLTIGGGIGQSRMCMLLLSKVHIGEVQVSLWDEETLNACKDKVFLL, from the coding sequence ATGGAAAAAACCTTTATCCCCGAAGACTATAAATCAATACTGGACATTTATGATACTCAAACAGCTATTGGATTTATCAAGCGTTGTTTTGAAGAAGCACTCACAGGAAGTTTAAAACTAAAAAGAGTATCTGCTCCACTTTTTGTTGACGATCGTTCGGGCTTAAACGATAATCTAAGCGGAAGTGAACGACCTGTAAAATTTGATGTGCCAGTTTTAAATTATAATGGAGAAATTGTACATTCCTTAGCGAAATGGAAAAGAGCCGCTTTAAAGCAATATGATTTTCATGTGGGTAACGGCCTTTACGCAGATATGAATGCCATTAGACGTGACGAAGAATTAGACAATCTTCATTCAATTTATGTAGACCAATGGGACTGGGAGCGAGTGATTTCAAGAGAACAACGAAGCCTGGATTACCTAAAAGAAACCGTACAAAATTTAGTGAATGCTATCGCAGAAACATCAAGTCGTTTGCATACAAAATATCCAAAAGTAAAAACGGTGATAGATACAAATATTGCTTTTATTACAAGTCAAGAATTAGTAGATCTTTATCCCAACTTAACAGCAAAAGAAAGAGAAAATGCTTATGTTAAAGAACATCCCACTACGTTTATCTTACAAATTGGTGATGTCTTAAGTCATGGTGAACCCCATGATCAACGTGCACCAGACTATGACGATTGGTCTTTAAACGGGGACTTACTTTTCTGGCATGAACCTTTAGGATGCGCCATGGAATTATCTAGTATGGGCATTCGTGTGGATGATAAAGCTTTACTTACACAATTAGAAAAGGCCAATGCCAACGATCGTTCAGCCTATCCTTTTCATCAGCAAATACTCAATAATGAATTACCACTTACCATTGGTGGCGGTATTGGACAAAGCCGTATGTGCATGTTATTGCTGAGTAAAGTACATATCGGTGAAGTACAAGTTTCTTTATGGGATGAAGAAACACTCAATGCTTGTAAAGATAAGGTCTTTTTACTATGA
- a CDS encoding cupin domain-containing protein — translation MTDFNPLFGKGDLNIDYAKFFIGDSHLKFLASQGDISVNNVTFEPGTRNDWHTHDNGFQILLVTDGEGWYQEAGKPARKLAKGDVVSISDGVKHWHGATKTSWFSHIAIGKGTTTWLEKVTDEYENL, via the coding sequence ATGACAGATTTTAATCCATTATTTGGTAAAGGTGACTTAAATATTGACTATGCAAAATTTTTTATTGGAGATTCTCATTTAAAATTTTTAGCAAGTCAAGGCGATATTTCAGTTAATAATGTTACGTTTGAGCCAGGAACTAGAAATGATTGGCATACGCATGACAATGGTTTCCAAATCCTTCTTGTCACAGATGGAGAGGGCTGGTACCAAGAAGCTGGAAAGCCTGCTCGAAAGCTTGCTAAAGGAGATGTCGTAAGCATTTCAGACGGGGTCAAACACTGGCATGGTGCAACAAAAACCTCTTGGTTTAGTCATATTGCAATTGGTAAGGGAACTACTACTTGGTTAGAAAAAGTAACAGATGAGTATGAAAATTTGTAA
- the xerS gene encoding tyrosine recombinase XerS — protein MKRELLLANIDRIKKRMPNFVLEYYQSKLSIPYSLTTLYQYLLEYERFFNWLIDSDVSKAKNIAGIDLDTLENLARSDIEGYILYLREKPRQNNKSGLTQNSVKRTLAALSSLFKYLTEQAEGINGEPYFYRNVMKKVQIQKNRETLASRAENIKGKLFLGDETQGFLDFIDNEYEKSLSNRALSSFNKNKERDLAIIALMLASGVRLSEAVNINISDLNMKTLVVEVTRKGGKRDAVNIAKFAELYLLNYLEIREQRYKPEKNNKAFFLSIYRGQASRIDGSSIEKLVSKYSQAFKVRITPHKLRHTLATRLYAQTNSQVLVSHQLGHSSTQVTDLYTHIISQEQKNALDEL, from the coding sequence ATGAAACGTGAACTTCTACTCGCAAATATTGATCGCATAAAAAAACGTATGCCCAACTTCGTTTTAGAATATTATCAATCAAAGCTTAGTATTCCTTATAGCTTGACTACGCTTTATCAATATCTTTTAGAATACGAGAGATTTTTTAATTGGCTTATTGATAGCGATGTCAGCAAAGCAAAAAATATTGCTGGTATCGATTTAGATACATTAGAAAATCTTGCACGTTCTGACATTGAGGGTTATATCCTCTACTTACGTGAAAAACCACGTCAAAATAATAAGTCTGGGCTAACACAAAATTCTGTAAAACGTACTTTAGCTGCGCTTTCTAGCCTTTTTAAATACCTTACGGAGCAAGCTGAAGGAATAAATGGTGAGCCTTACTTTTATCGTAATGTTATGAAAAAAGTTCAAATTCAAAAAAATAGAGAAACCTTGGCTTCAAGGGCAGAGAATATTAAAGGCAAACTGTTTTTAGGTGATGAAACACAAGGGTTTCTAGATTTTATTGATAATGAATACGAAAAAAGCTTGTCTAATCGAGCGCTCTCTTCTTTTAATAAAAATAAGGAACGTGATTTAGCAATTATTGCGTTGATGTTGGCTTCTGGAGTACGTCTTTCTGAAGCTGTTAATATCAACATATCTGATTTGAACATGAAGACATTGGTTGTTGAAGTTACACGTAAAGGGGGCAAACGTGATGCCGTAAATATTGCAAAGTTTGCTGAGCTTTATCTACTCAACTACTTAGAAATTCGGGAACAGCGCTATAAACCAGAAAAAAATAACAAAGCCTTCTTCTTGTCTATTTACCGGGGGCAAGCTTCTCGGATTGATGGATCAAGCATTGAAAAGTTGGTCTCTAAATACTCGCAAGCCTTTAAAGTAAGGATTACACCGCACAAACTTCGTCACACTTTAGCAACTCGTCTGTATGCACAAACCAATTCTCAAGTTCTTGTAAGTCATCAGCTTGGACACTCTTCAACGCAAGTTACAGACCTCTATACACATATTATTAGTCAAGAACAGAAAAATGCACTTGACGAACTATAA
- the budA gene encoding acetolactate decarboxylase, translating to MKLFQHNTLAALMSGLYEGTLTIGELLKKGDFGIGTLSGINGELIVLDGKAYIATGDKKVRQVEDNETVPYAAVAHHDATLSFQQEEKIGSEELFEKIENEFNSENTFYTIKMTGDFDMMHVRMAPGAAEGEPFAKVAENQPEYKEHQVVGTIVGFWTPEMFHGVSVAGYHLHFLADSCNFGGHILGFTGFSGKIEIGQVDALEQNFPTKSQNFLQAKFNLEQLKKDIEQAE from the coding sequence ATGAAATTATTTCAACACAACACCCTTGCAGCTTTGATGTCAGGACTTTATGAAGGGACTTTAACGATTGGAGAGCTATTGAAAAAAGGTGACTTTGGTATCGGGACCTTGTCAGGTATCAATGGCGAGTTGATTGTCTTGGACGGCAAAGCTTATATTGCAACAGGCGACAAAAAAGTACGACAAGTAGAAGATAATGAAACTGTCCCTTATGCTGCCGTAGCGCATCATGATGCAACACTTTCTTTCCAACAAGAAGAAAAAATTGGCAGCGAAGAACTCTTTGAAAAAATTGAAAATGAGTTTAATAGTGAAAATACCTTTTATACGATTAAAATGACTGGTGATTTTGATATGATGCATGTGCGCATGGCCCCAGGCGCAGCGGAAGGAGAACCCTTTGCTAAAGTAGCAGAAAATCAACCTGAATATAAGGAACATCAAGTCGTGGGAACTATTGTAGGCTTTTGGACACCCGAAATGTTTCATGGTGTAAGTGTTGCTGGTTACCATTTGCATTTTCTTGCTGATTCCTGCAATTTTGGTGGCCATATTTTAGGATTTACGGGCTTTTCCGGAAAAATAGAAATAGGCCAGGTGGACGCCTTGGAGCAAAACTTCCCAACAAAATCACAAAATTTCCTCCAAGCCAAATTTAATCTTGAACAACTCAAAAAAGATATTGAGCAAGCGGAATAA
- the topA gene encoding type I DNA topoisomerase codes for MAKASEKQTTTKKKTSSKKTASKKKTKIVKGKNLVIVESPAKAKTIEKYLGRNYKVVASVGHIRDLKKSTMSVDIDNDYEPQYINIRGKAPLINSLKKEAKAAKAVYLASDPDREGEAIAWHLAHILGLPLEDKNRVVFNEITKDAVKNAFKEPRSIDVDLVDAQQARRILDRLVGYSISPILWKKVKKGLSAGRVQSIALKLIVDRENEINAFIPQEYWSIDGEFKKGAKKFKAAFWGVDGKKRALNNNDDVMEVMSRLSGPDFDVDKVEKKERRRNSPLPYTTSSMQQDAANKINFRTRKTMMVAQQLYEGLTLGVQGHQGLITYMRTDSTRISPVAQGVAADFITDRFGAKYSKHSSKVSNKAGAQDAHEAIRPTNVLNTPEAIAKYLDKDQLKLYTLIWNRFVASQMTAAIFDTMKVNLSQNGVIFIANGSQVKFDGYLAIYNDSEKNNMLPDMAAGDVVKKANLKPEQHFTQPPARYSEATLIKVLEENGVGRPSTYAPTLETIQKRYYARLVAKRFEPTELGEIVNKLVVEFFPNIVNTEFTAEMEKDLDKVEEGQRRWVDVVDQFYKPFAVELEKAEVEMEKIVIKDEPAGFDCDVCGHPMVIKLGRYGKFYACSNFPECHNTKAIVKEIGVTCPSCHKGQIIERKTKKNRLFYGCDRYPECEFTSWDKPVGRSCPKCEHYLVEKKVRGGGKQVVCSNETCDYKEEKQK; via the coding sequence ATGGCGAAAGCAAGTGAAAAACAAACAACTACAAAAAAGAAAACGAGCAGTAAAAAAACTGCGAGTAAAAAGAAAACAAAAATTGTTAAAGGCAAAAATCTCGTAATTGTTGAGTCACCTGCTAAAGCAAAAACAATTGAAAAATATTTAGGACGAAACTATAAAGTTGTGGCATCTGTTGGTCATATACGTGATTTGAAAAAATCAACAATGTCCGTAGACATCGACAATGATTATGAGCCACAATATATTAATATCCGTGGAAAAGCGCCACTGATCAATTCTCTTAAAAAAGAGGCCAAAGCCGCAAAAGCTGTTTATCTGGCAAGTGACCCGGACCGAGAAGGAGAAGCCATTGCTTGGCACTTGGCACATATTTTAGGTCTTCCTTTGGAAGATAAAAATCGGGTTGTTTTTAACGAAATCACTAAAGATGCCGTTAAAAATGCATTTAAAGAACCCCGCAGTATTGATGTTGATTTGGTCGATGCACAACAAGCTCGTCGTATTTTAGATCGTTTAGTGGGGTATTCAATCAGTCCAATCCTTTGGAAAAAAGTTAAAAAAGGATTATCGGCTGGCCGTGTCCAGTCTATCGCCCTTAAATTGATTGTGGATCGAGAAAACGAAATCAATGCTTTCATCCCCCAAGAATATTGGTCAATTGATGGTGAATTTAAAAAAGGAGCTAAAAAGTTTAAAGCTGCTTTCTGGGGTGTTGACGGCAAGAAGCGAGCACTAAATAACAACGATGATGTTATGGAAGTGATGTCACGGTTGTCTGGTCCAGATTTCGATGTTGATAAAGTAGAGAAAAAGGAACGTCGGAGAAATTCGCCGCTGCCATACACAACAAGCTCCATGCAACAAGATGCAGCGAATAAAATTAATTTCCGTACACGGAAAACCATGATGGTTGCCCAACAGCTTTATGAGGGGCTCACATTGGGGGTACAAGGTCATCAAGGGCTGATTACCTATATGCGTACCGATTCAACGCGTATCTCTCCAGTGGCGCAAGGCGTGGCTGCAGATTTCATTACAGATCGTTTTGGCGCTAAGTATAGCAAACATTCTTCAAAAGTTTCTAATAAAGCTGGTGCTCAAGATGCCCATGAGGCAATTCGTCCCACCAATGTCCTTAATACACCCGAAGCAATTGCGAAATATCTAGACAAAGATCAGTTAAAGCTTTACACTTTAATTTGGAATCGCTTTGTTGCAAGTCAAATGACTGCTGCTATTTTTGACACAATGAAAGTTAACCTTTCGCAAAATGGTGTGATTTTCATTGCCAATGGCTCACAAGTTAAATTTGATGGGTATTTAGCAATCTATAATGACTCTGAGAAAAACAACATGCTTCCTGATATGGCCGCTGGAGATGTTGTTAAGAAAGCAAATCTTAAACCTGAACAACACTTTACTCAACCGCCTGCACGTTACAGTGAAGCAACCTTGATTAAAGTGTTGGAAGAAAATGGAGTTGGCCGCCCATCAACATATGCACCAACGCTTGAAACAATCCAAAAACGTTATTATGCCCGTTTAGTGGCCAAACGTTTTGAACCGACTGAACTAGGTGAAATTGTAAATAAACTTGTGGTTGAATTTTTCCCAAACATTGTAAATACGGAATTTACAGCTGAAATGGAAAAAGATCTGGATAAAGTAGAAGAAGGACAGCGCCGTTGGGTTGATGTTGTTGATCAATTTTATAAACCTTTCGCCGTTGAACTTGAAAAAGCCGAAGTTGAAATGGAAAAAATCGTCATTAAAGACGAACCGGCTGGTTTTGATTGTGATGTTTGTGGGCATCCAATGGTGATTAAGTTGGGACGATATGGTAAATTCTATGCATGCAGTAATTTCCCAGAATGTCACAATACTAAAGCCATTGTGAAAGAAATTGGCGTAACTTGTCCAAGTTGCCACAAAGGGCAAATCATTGAGCGTAAGACAAAGAAAAACCGTCTTTTCTATGGTTGTGACAGATATCCAGAATGTGAGTTTACAAGCTGGGATAAACCTGTTGGGCGTTCTTGTCCAAAATGTGAGCACTATTTGGTAGAAAAGAAAGTACGTGGCGGTGGCAAACAAGTTGTATGTAGCAATGAAACTTGTGACTACAAAGAAGAAAAACAAAAATAA
- a CDS encoding ABC transporter permease/substrate binding protein translates to MIELAIGKIPLADWVSTATDWITSNLSAGFDIIQKSGTAIMDTVTAGLTAVPFWLMIIVVTFLAVLVSGRKIAFPIFTFLGLVLIANQGLWTDLMNTVTLVLLSSLVSIIIGIPLGIWMAKSELVAKIVQPILDFMQTMPGFVYLIPAVAFFGIGVVPGVFASVIFALPPTVRMTNLGIRQVSTELVEAADSFGSTPRQKLFKLEFPLAKGTILAGVNQTIMLALSMVVIASMIGAPGLGRGVLAAVQSADIGKGFVNGIALVILAIIIDRFTQKLNVAPTEKQGNPQLKKWKKRGALVALIVLIIGGISGVTLKKTAADKNVELVYMNWDSEVASINVLSQAMEQHGFDVKKTALDNTVAWQTVANGQADGMVSAWLPNTHETQWKKFSKSVELLGPNLKGAKVGLVVPSYMKANSIEDLKDQADKSIIGIEPGAGVMAATEKALKDYDNLKDWNLVPSSSGAMTVALGEAIKQHKDIVITGWSPHWMFNKYDLKYLEDPKNSMGKAEDINTIVRKGLKEDNPEAYKVLDKFNWSQKDMESVMLDVQNGKTPEQAAATWIKSHKEQVDKWFED, encoded by the coding sequence ATGATTGAGTTAGCAATAGGTAAGATACCCTTAGCAGATTGGGTTTCGACTGCAACAGATTGGATTACAAGTAATTTAAGTGCTGGTTTTGATATTATTCAAAAATCCGGTACAGCAATTATGGATACAGTAACTGCAGGACTTACAGCTGTACCCTTTTGGTTAATGATTATTGTGGTTACATTCTTGGCAGTTTTAGTTTCAGGACGTAAAATTGCCTTCCCTATCTTTACATTCTTAGGTTTAGTTCTTATTGCCAATCAAGGTTTATGGACAGACTTGATGAATACAGTAACATTGGTCTTGCTCTCTAGTTTAGTTTCTATTATTATCGGTATTCCTTTAGGTATATGGATGGCTAAGTCCGAACTTGTTGCTAAGATTGTGCAACCAATATTGGACTTCATGCAAACCATGCCCGGTTTCGTTTACTTGATTCCGGCCGTTGCTTTCTTTGGTATCGGTGTGGTTCCTGGTGTATTTGCCTCTGTTATCTTTGCTTTGCCTCCAACAGTTCGTATGACAAACTTGGGTATTCGTCAAGTTTCAACTGAATTGGTCGAAGCAGCAGATTCTTTTGGTTCAACACCAAGACAAAAACTCTTTAAGTTAGAGTTTCCTTTGGCAAAAGGAACAATTTTAGCAGGTGTTAACCAAACAATTATGTTGGCACTCTCAATGGTTGTTATTGCTTCAATGATCGGTGCACCTGGACTTGGACGCGGCGTCTTAGCGGCTGTTCAATCTGCGGATATCGGTAAAGGTTTTGTAAACGGTATTGCTTTGGTTATTTTAGCTATTATCATTGACCGTTTCACTCAAAAACTTAACGTTGCCCCAACTGAAAAACAAGGCAATCCACAGCTTAAAAAATGGAAGAAAAGAGGAGCGCTGGTAGCTCTTATCGTTCTGATCATTGGTGGAATTTCTGGTGTTACACTTAAAAAAACAGCAGCAGATAAAAATGTTGAGCTTGTCTATATGAATTGGGATTCAGAAGTTGCATCTATTAACGTGTTGAGTCAAGCTATGGAGCAACATGGGTTTGATGTTAAGAAGACAGCTTTAGATAATACAGTTGCTTGGCAAACTGTGGCGAACGGTCAAGCTGACGGTATGGTTTCTGCTTGGCTGCCAAACACCCATGAAACACAATGGAAGAAATTCAGCAAATCTGTTGAATTGCTTGGCCCTAACCTCAAGGGAGCTAAAGTTGGTCTTGTTGTTCCAAGCTACATGAAAGCAAACTCTATTGAAGACCTTAAAGATCAAGCGGATAAATCTATTATCGGTATTGAACCTGGTGCTGGTGTTATGGCCGCAACAGAAAAAGCCCTGAAAGATTATGATAACTTGAAAGATTGGAACTTGGTACCATCGTCTTCAGGTGCGATGACTGTTGCCCTTGGTGAAGCTATCAAACAACATAAAGATATCGTAATCACAGGTTGGTCACCACACTGGATGTTTAATAAATATGATTTGAAATATTTAGAAGATCCTAAAAACTCAATGGGTAAAGCTGAAGACATCAACACCATTGTACGTAAAGGACTTAAAGAAGATAATCCTGAAGCTTATAAAGTATTAGACAAGTTTAACTGGTCTCAAAAAGATATGGAATCTGTAATGCTTGATGTTCAAAATGGTAAAACACCAGAACAAGCAGCAGCAACATGGATTAAATCTCATAAAGAACAAGTTGATAAATGGTTTGAAGACTAA
- a CDS encoding GNAT family N-acetyltransferase, with translation MHIIDVDLKDRSEDLVEKLLVVWESSVKATHLFLLDNEIRDIKKYVPQALMEIPRLILLKNDRNIPVGFMGIVDHHLEMLFIAPEESGKGFGRKLLDYGITKYSINTLAVNEQNPRAKGFYEYMGFEVYKRTEYDEQGKPYPLLYMKRG, from the coding sequence TTGCATATTATAGATGTTGATTTGAAAGATAGATCTGAAGATTTAGTAGAAAAATTATTGGTGGTTTGGGAAAGTTCTGTAAAAGCAACGCACCTCTTCCTTTTAGATAATGAAATAAGGGATATTAAAAAGTATGTGCCCCAAGCACTGATGGAAATCCCTCGTTTGATTCTCTTAAAAAATGATAGAAATATTCCAGTTGGTTTTATGGGTATTGTTGATCATCATCTAGAGATGCTTTTTATTGCACCCGAGGAAAGCGGCAAGGGCTTTGGCCGAAAACTTCTCGACTATGGAATCACTAAATACTCCATTAATACTCTTGCTGTAAATGAACAAAATCCACGCGCAAAGGGTTTTTATGAATATATGGGCTTTGAGGTTTATAAGAGAACGGAATACGATGAGCAAGGAAAACCCTATCCACTGTTATACATGAAGCGAGGCTAA